A single window of Debaryomyces hansenii CBS767 chromosome F complete sequence DNA harbors:
- a CDS encoding DEHA2F16500p (some similarities with uniprot|P33302 Saccharomyces cerevisiae YOR153W PDR5 Short-lived membrane ABC (ATP-binding cassette) transporter) codes for MSAYMKEAGGYLVDKSATSQCEYCTISTTNDYLAGVKSLFSERWRNWGIVICFIAFNIIFTVFFYWLARVSKSNREKKK; via the coding sequence ATGTCTGCCTACATGAAAGAAGCTGGAGGTTATTTGGTCGATAAGAGTGCTACTTCACAGTGTGAATATTGCACCATAAGTACGACCAATGATTATTTGGCCGGTGTTAAGTCTCTCTTCAGTGAAAGATGGAGAAATTGGGGAATTGTTATCTGCTTTATTGCTTTCAACATAATCTTTACCGTTTTCTTCTATTGGTTAGCGAGGGTATCTAAGAGCAATagagaaaagaaaaaataa
- a CDS encoding DEHA2F16456p (similar to uniprot|P11353 Saccharomyces cerevisiae YDR044W HEM13 Coproporphyrinogen III oxidase), which yields MASPNDIHNIEIPIRHRMEALVRLKQREITAAIENIDQAKFHIDAWERGDKGGGGQSMVLQNGEVFEKGGVNISIVHGTLPAQAVTRMRVNHKNLKGCGEDGSVKFFACGLSLVIHPTNPHAPTTHANYRYFETTDPETNEVQTWWFGGGADLTPSYLYEEDCKLFHQSHKDALDKYDDTLYPKYKKWCDEYFYIKHRQETRGVGGIFFDDFDDRPADDILYIIESCFDAFLPSYIPSVLKRMNTPFTDEQKQWQQIRRGRYVEFNLVLDRGTQFGLQTPGSRVESILMSLPATASWVYDHHPEEGSEEDKLVKVLQNPIDWV from the coding sequence ATGGCATCGCCTAATGATATACACAACATTGAAATACCTATTAGACATCGTATGGAAGCACTCGTTAGGTTAAAGCAACGAGAAATCACTGCAGCTATAGAAAACATCGATCAGGCCAAATTTCACATAGATGCGTGGGAAAGAGGTGATAAAGGTGGTGGTGGCCAATCAATGGTATTGCAAAACGGTGAAGTATTTGAGAAGGGAGGTGTTAACATTTCAATTGTTCACGGAACGTTACCTGCTCAAGCCGTAACTAGAATGAGGGTCAACCACAAGAATTTGAAGGGATGCGGCGAAGATGGCAGTGTCAAGTTCTTTGCGTGTGGATTATCCTTAGTTATCCATCCTACGAACCCGCATGCCCCTACCACACATGCAAATTATAGGTACTTTGAAACTACTGACCCCGAAACTAACGAAGTCCAGACGTGGTGGTTTGGAGGTGGTGCAGACTTGACACCTTCATACTTGTACGAGGAAGACTGCAAGCTCTTCCACCAAAGCCATAAGGATGCGTTGGATAAGTACGATGACACGTTGTACCCCAAATACAAGAAATGGTGTGACGAATACTTCTACATTAAACACAGACAGGAAACAAGAGGTGTGGGAGGAATTTTTTTCGACGATTTTGACGATAGACCGGCCGACGACATCTTGTACATCATCGAATCGTGTTTCGATGCTTTCTTGCCCTCGTACATTCCATCGGTCTTGAAAAGGATGAACACCCCCTTCACAGACGAACAGAAACAATGGCAACAGATCAGAAGAGGTAGATACGTTGAATTCAACTTGGTATTGGACAGAGGTACTCAATTTGGCTTACAGACCCCTGGTTCCCGAGTAGAGAGTATATTGATGTCTTTACCAGCCACGGCCAGCTGGGTCTATGATCATCATCCAGAGGAGGGGAGCGAAGAGGACAAATTGGTAAAAGTATTGCAGAATCCTATCGACTGGGTTTAG
- a CDS encoding DEHA2F16478p (similar to uniprot|P33302 Saccharomyces cerevisiae YOR153W PDR5 Short-lived membrane ABC (ATP-binding cassette) transporter), with protein MSTGSLSSAGRETKDINSQYELTDSSENNEIHEYEGFDNTATGDIRELARTVSHISREQTNKTSDSEDIVRYLSHFSSIPGVEPYTEAEDTLNPDSDSFDARLWVKNLRKLHDSDVEYFKPSSLGVAYRNLRACGVAADSDYQPTVLNGITKYLTDGFRYLQKDDPSRYFDILKSMDGIMRPGEVTVVLGRPGSGCSTLLKTIASHTYGFKIGEESKISYDGLTPKDIENQFRGDVVYSAETDTHFPHLTVGDTLEFAAKMRTPQNRGNVDRETYAKHMASVYMATYGLSHTRNTNVGDDFVRGVSGGERKRVSIAEVSLCGSNIQCWDNATRGLDSATALEFIRALKTSATILDATPLIAIYQCSQDAYDLFDNVVVLYEGHQIFFGKADEAKEYFINMGWECPQRQTTADFLTSLTNPAERVPRPGFENSVPYTPKEFETHWKNSPQYKKLVEDVEEYFQKTDSGNHGEEYHKAHVARQSNHISPKSSFTVSFFMQTRYIMGRNILRTKRNPSVAIQSIAGQAFIGITLGSMFYNLSATTETLYYRCATLFGAVLFNAFSSILEIMSLFEARPIIEKHKQYALYRPSADALAGIITELPTKLASSIAFNFFIYFLSNLRRDAGRFFFFWLMCCMCTLVMSHLFRSLGAISTSFAGAMTPATVLLLAMVIFAGFVLPTPSMLGWSRWINYLNPIAYVFEALMANEYTDRDFECSQFVPSGPGYEDRNSVHRICAATGSKAGSDVLHGDDYLSVSYEYYNFHKWRNFGITVGFIIFFLFVYITLTEFNKGSMQKGEVALFLKSSLTDQKKKSGKSETTSKDIENSAIPDEKISQKDQLEANKETETAEKALPSSNDIFHWRDLTYQVKIKSEDRVILNHVDGWVKPGQLTALMGSSGAGKTTLLNCLSERVTTGVISDGVRMVNGHSLDSSFQRSIGYVQQQDLHLPTSTVREALRFSAQLRQPNSVTTKEKNDYVEYIIDLLDMYPYADALVGVAGEGLNVEQRKRLTIGVELVAKPKLLLFLDEPTSGLDSQTAWSICKLMRKLADHGQAILCTIHQPSALLLQEFDRLLFLQKGGKTVYFGDLGENCQTLINYFEKYGAHHCPEEANPAEWMLQVVGAAPGSHANQDYHEVWRSSSEYQGTQAELDNMERELVNLPVDESPEAKKSYAAPIWKQYLIVTKRVFQQNWRSPTYIYSKLFLVVSSALFNGFSFFKADRSMQGLQNQMFAMFMFLIPFNTLVQQMLPYFVKQRDVYEVREAPSKTFSWFAFVAAQITSEVPYQIFCGTIAFLCWFYPVGFYQNAVPTNSVDQRAVLMWMYICSFYVYTSTMGQLCMSFNELADNAANLATLLFTMCLNFCGVLAGPDVLPGFWIFMYRCSPFTYFIQGMLSTGLANTNAECSKAEFLHFKPNEGQSCGEYMSDYIKQAGGYLVDEKASSECQFCPMASTNDFLASVNSFYDERWRNWGIFICFIAINIILTIFFYWLARVPKGNREKKKK; from the coding sequence ATGAGTACTGGTTCATTATCTTCTGCGGGTCGAGAAACCAAGGACATTAACTCCCAGTATGAGCTTACAGATTCAtcagaaaataatgaaatacaCGAATATGAAGGTTTCGATAATACAGCAACGGGCGACATCAGGGAGTTAGCAAGAACAGTGTCCCATATTAGTAGGGAACAAACTAACAAGACAAGCGATAGTGAGGATATAGTGCGTTATTTGTCACATTTTTCCAGTATTCCTGGGGTTGAACCTTATACAGAAGCTGAAGATACATTAAATCCGGATAGTGATCTGTTCGACGCTAGACTCTGGGTTAAAAATCTAAGAAAATTACATGATTCAGATGTCGAGTACTTTAAACCATCATCATTAGGGGTAGCTTACAGAAATTTGAGGGCTTGTGGGGTTGCCGCTGATTCCGACTATCAGCCTACTGTATTGAATGGAATAACAAAGTATCTTACGGATGGGTTTAGATATTTGCAAAAAGATGATCCTTCTCGTTACTTTGATATATTAAAGAGCATGGATGGTATCATGAGACCCGGTGAAGTCACTGTGGTGTTAGGTAGGCCAGGTTCTGGCTGCTCCACTTTGTTGAAGACAATTGCCTCTCACACATACGGGTTCAAAATTGGCGAAGAATCCAAGATTTCGTACGATGGCTTAACTCCAAAAGATATAGAAAATCAGTTCAGAGGCGATGTTGTGTATTCTGCTGAGACCGATACCCATTTCCCTCACTTGACAGTGGGAGATACCTTAGAATTCGCAGCTAAAATGAGAACACCGCAAAACAGAGGTAACGTTGATAGAGAGACTTACGCCAAGCATATGGCGTCAGTGTACATGGCTACATATGGTTTATCACATACCAGAAACACCAATGTCGGGGATGATTTCGTGAGAGGTGTTTCCGGTGGTGAACGTAAGAGAGTTTCCATTGCCGAAGTCTCGTTGTGTGGATCTAACATTCAATGTTGGGATAACGCTACTCGTGGTTTAGATTCGGCGACTGCAttagaatttattagaGCATTAAAGACATCAGCTACGATTTTAGATGCTACGCCATTAATTGCTATTTACCAATGTTCTCAAGATGCCTACGATTTATTTGACAATGTTGTTGTTTTGTACGAAGGACACCAAATCTTCTTCGGTAAGGCAGATGAGGCTAAggaatatttcattaatatgGGATGGGAATGTCCACAAAGACAAACTACAGCCGATTTCTTAACATCGTTAACTAACCCAGCTGAAAGGGTTCCAAGACCAGGATTTGAAAACAGTGTTCCTTATACTCCCAAAGAATTCGAAACCCACTGGAAAAATTCACCACAATATAAGAAATTGGTTGAGgatgttgaagaatatttccaGAAGACTGATAGTGGTAACCACGGAGAAGAGTATCACAAAGCACACGTTGCAAGGCAATCTAATCACATTTCTCCAAAATCTTCTTTTACGGTTTCGTTCTTCATGCAAACCAGATATATCATGGGTAGAAACATCTTGAGAACCAAGCGTAATCCGTCAGTTGCAATACAATCTATTGCAGGTCAAGCTTTTATAGGTATAACATTAGGTTCCATGTTTTATAATTTGAGTGCTACTACAGAGACGCTCTATTATAGATGTGCTACTTTGTTTGGTGCTGTTTTATTCAATGCTTTCTCTTCTATATTAGAGATAATGTCATTATTCGAAGCAAGACCTATCATTGAAAAACATAAGCAATATGCATTGTATCGCCCATCTGCTGATGCTTTGGCTGGTATCATTACAGAGTTACCGACCAAACTTGCGCTGTCTATtgctttcaatttctttatctaCTTTTTGTCTAATCTTAGACGTGATGCAGGAAggtttttcttcttctggttAATGTGTTGTATGTGTACCTTGGTTATGTCACATTTATTCAGGTCTTTGGGTGCTATTTCGACATCATTCGCAGGAGCAATGACACCAGCAACTGTGTTGTTATTAGCAATGGTTATTTTTGCTGGTTTTGTCCTTCCTACTCCAAGTATGTTAGGATGGTCTAGATGGATTAATTATCTTAATCCAATAGCTTATGTTTTTGAAGCCTTAATGGCAAACGAATATACTGATCGTGATTTTGAATGTTCACAATTTGTTCCATCTGGTCCAGGTTATGAAGATAGGAATAGTGTTCATCGCATTTGTGCTGCGACTGGCAGTAAGGCTGGCTCAGATGTTTTACATGGAGATGATTATTTATCTGTTTCATATGAATACTACAATTTTCATAAATGGAGAAATTTTGGTATTACTGTCGGattcataatattttttctttttgtaTATATCACTTTAACTGAATTCAACAAGGGTTCAATGCAAAAGGGAGAAGTTGCATTGTTTTTAAAGAGTTCATTAACGGaccaaaagaagaaatctGGTAAATCGGAGACAACCtcaaaagatattgaaaactcTGCTATTCCAGATGAAAAGATTTCGCAGAAGGATCAATTAGAAGCAAATAAAGAAACCGAAACGGCTGAAAAAGCCTTACCATCTTCCAATGATATTTTCCACTGGAGAGATTTAACGTACCAAGTTAAGATTAAGTCTGAGGATCGtgttattttgaatcatgTCGATGGATGGGTTAAACCAGGTCAATTGACCGCTTTAATGGGTTCATCAGGTGCTGGTAAGACTACTTTATTGAACTGTTTGTCCGAAAGAGTCACCACAGGTGTGATCTCAGACGGTGTAAGAATGGTGAATGGACATTCATTAGACTCATCGTTCCAAAGATCTATTGGATATGTTCAACAACAAGATTTGCATTTACCTACATCCACTGTGAGAGAAGCGTTAAGATTTTCAGCCCAATTAAGGCAGCCAAACTCAGTAACAACCAAAGAGAAGAATGACTACGTTGAAtacattattgatttattagacATGTACCCATATGCAGACGCATTGGTTGGTGTTGCTGGAGAAGGTCTTAATGTTGAACAACGTAAGAGATTGACGATTGGTGTTGAATTAGTTGCTAAGCCaaagttattattattcttagATGAACCTACTTCCGGGTTAGATTCGCAAACAGCTTGGTCTATTTGTAAGTTGATGAGGAAGTTAGCGGATCATGGTCAAGCTATTTTATGTACTATCCATCAGCCATCAGCACTTTTATTACAAGAATTTGACagattattattcttaCAGAAGGGAGGTAAAACGGTTTACTTTGGAGACTTAGGTGAAAATTGTCAGACTTTGATTAACTATTTTGAGAAGTACGGAGCACATCACTGTCCAGAAGAAGCTAACCCAGCAGAATGGATGTTGCAGGTTGTTGGTGCTGCACCAGGTAGTCACGCCAATCAGGATTATCACGAAGTTTGGAGAAGTTCATCAGAATACCAAGGCACACAAGCGGAATTAGACAATATGGAACGTGAATTAGTTAACTTACCTGTGGATGAATCTCCAGAGGCTAAGAAGTCATATGCTGCACCAATTTGGAAGCAATACCTCATTGTTACTAAAAGAGTTTTCCAACAAAACTGGAGATCTCCTACCTATATctattccaaattatttttggttGTTTCTTCCGCTTTGTTTAACGGgttttctttctttaagGCTGATAGATCTATGCAAGGATTACAAAACCAAATGTTTGCTATGTTTATGTTTTTGATTCCATTCAATACTTTGGTCCAACAAATGTTACCATATTTCGTTAAACAGAGAGATGTCTATGAAGTCAGAGAAGCACCATCCAAGACATTTAGTTGGTTTGCTTTCGTTGCTGCTCAAATTACGTCCGAAGTTCCATACCAGATCTTCTGCGGTACAATCGCATTCCTTTGTTGGTTCTATCCTGTTGGTTTCTACCAAAATGCAGTTCCTACTAATTCTGTTGACCAACGTGCTGTCTTAATGTGGATGTACATTTGTTCATTTTATGTCTACACTTCTACCATGGGTCAATTGTGTATGTCTTTCAACGAACTCGCTGACAATGCGGCCAATTTAGCTACTTTGTTATTCACAATGTGTTTGAATTTCTGTGGTGTCTTAGCTGGTCCAGATGTCTTACCAGGATTCTGGATTTTCATGTACAGATGTTCTCCTTTCACTTATTTCATCCAAGGTATGTTGTCAACCGGTTTAGCGAACACTAATGCCGAATGTTCTAAAGCTGAATTCTTACACTTTAAGCCTAACGAAGGTCAATCTTGTGGTGAATACATGTCTGATTACATCAAACAAGCAGGTGGTTATTTGGTTGACGAAAAGGCTTCCTCTGAATGTCAATTTTGTCCAATGGCTTCTACCAACGATTTCTTAGCTAGTGTCAATTCATTCTACGATGAAAGATGGAGAAATTGGGGtatctttatttgtttcatcGCCATTAACATTATTCTTACAATTTTCTTCTACTGGTTAGCCAGAGTTCCAAAGGGTAACagagaaaagaagaagaaataa